In Aquila chrysaetos chrysaetos chromosome 2, bAquChr1.4, whole genome shotgun sequence, the following are encoded in one genomic region:
- the LOC115351188 gene encoding leucine-rich repeat extensin-like protein 5 gives MHKTAGQVLSGCNLRRWATEPGRPRSRSRGSGRARRIPADRAGTPGPCTPGPGAQPVSPGHGKARGTGRSGELAGWRCGCPGTPSTPSPAAPGAPPRRGVCEAPAARGIGPTSAPRRWGAARRHLAVPLSPGAEGCRPVTGVSGAGGAAATGRRGGQPRACRKPPGSRAGAQPSARPPSPSPSPSPSPSPSPLLPFCCPARFGLVPVPFPAVPAPCLSLSVSSPVSLSVPALFSPCPLFSLSPPVSISLPSPVLARSSPSPDSVCARSLPLPVSPPVSLPRPRPRPRPRPRPARQPRSCPFSTTRTAGGSLRLPPSSTRGPGEEKGVLGAPRS, from the coding sequence ATGCACAAAACAGCTGGTCAAGTGCTGTCCGGATGCAACCTGCGGCGCTGGGCTACCGAGCCGGGGCGGCCCCGCAGCCGCAGCCGCGGCTCCGGCCGGGCACGGCGCATCCCCGCCGACCGGGCGGGCACCCCCGGCCCCTgcacccccggccccggggctcaGCCTGTATCTCCAGGGCACGGGAAAGCCCGGGGGACCGGCCGCAGCGGGGAGCTAGCCGGGTGGCGGTGTGGGTGCCCCGGCACCCCGAGCACCCCCTCGCCGGCAGCCCCAGGGGCTCCCCCGCGCCGCGGTGTCTGCGAAGCCCCGGCGGCCCGGGGGATCGGGCCCACCTCGGCCCCGCGGCGCTGGGGGGCTGCACGCCGCCACCTTGCAGTCCCCTTGTCCCCGGGCGCGGAGGGGTGCCGCCCGGTTACCGGCGTGTCTGGCGCCGGCGGAGCCGCCGCTACCGGCCGGCGCGGCGGCCAGCCCCGGGCATGCCGAAAGCCCCCCGGCAGCCGAGCCGGAGCACAGCCCAGCGCccgccctccctctccctctccctctccctctccctctccctctccctctcccctcctgcccttttGCTGTCCCGCCCGGTTCGGCCTTGTCCCTGTCCCGTTCCCCGCCGTGCCTGCCCCGTGCCTGTCTCTGTCCGTCTCCTCccctgtctctctctctgtccctgcGCTTTTCAGTCCTtgtcctctcttctccctctccccacctgTCTCTATCTCCCTCCCCAGTCCTGTTCTTGCCCGGTCCTCTCCCTCCCCCGACTCTGTCTGTGCCCGGTCGCTCCCACTGCCCGTGTCCCCGCCCGTgtccctgccccggccccggccccggccccggccccggccccggccggcccGTCAGCCCCGGAGCTGTCCCTTCAGCACCACCCGCACCGCCGGCGGGTCCCTCCGCCTCCCCCCGAGCAGCACCCGGGGCCCCGGGGAGGAGAAGGGTGTGCTTGGGGCTCCGCGGTCCTGA